In one window of Primulina tabacum isolate GXHZ01 chromosome 8, ASM2559414v2, whole genome shotgun sequence DNA:
- the LOC142554548 gene encoding uncharacterized protein LOC142554548: MIQNTVQFGGNALDDPNTHIADFLEIWDTFKFNGVSDDAVRLRLFSFSLRNKAKSWLNCLPVGSITTWEDMANAFLLKYFPPSKTMKLRANITTFSQFEQESLYEAWERYKDLLRRCPHHELPLGLFVQTFYYGLISSNRTMIDAAACGNLLRKTAEEGYELLEEMAANSYHLQSERNTQRRNVGVHQVTDFSAVTAQLEALNRKIDSMNVNGTAMRLQEIFCEKYGGEHYVKDCQDSGPFYVNEEAPVNQVGVQNRLSNDPYSSTYNPRWRQHPNFSWGGQGSQTRPQGGQQYSKHPMYRHDPREEKSNLEQMMSKFISATETRLQNRDASIKGLENQIGQLAKMIASREPDTLPSNTETNPKEQVKAISLRNGKVLEPEEKEKEDQGKEVVGKHTALCDLGASINLMHLSVFRKLGLGEPKPTQMSLQLVDGSVKHPRGVKEDVLVKVGKFTFPTDFVDAMKDPLEATLTTELKEDELNEEKFARVAYCNANHQWKNAERMKLEDMGDRRDLTPQKSSIEELPTREVKPRPPHLKYVYLERTSEHLTRASRRENSKKVKRCCYTTPSCACFLASSSQVSVLQYSVGDAARVPPPENYEEEP, from the exons ATGATccagaacactgtccaattcGGGGGGAATGCGCTGGATGATCCGAACACTCACATTGCCGACTTCTTAGAAATTTgggatacttttaaatttaatggagtttcagATGATGCTGTTAGACTACGTTTATTTTCGTTCTCTTTGCGGAATAAAGCTAAATCGtggttgaattgtttgcctgtaggttcaATCACAACTTGGGAAGATATGGCCAATGCATTCCTCttgaaatactttcctccatcaaaAACCATGAAGCTGCGAGCGAACATAACCACCTTCTCTCAATTTGAGCAGGAGTCACTCTATGAGGCTTGGGAACGCTACAAAGATTTATTGCGAAGATGCCCACACCATGAGTTACCTCTTGGGttatttgtccaaacctttTACTATGGGTTAATTTCTTCTAACCGTACCATGATAGATGCTGCGGCCTGTGGAAATCTGTTGAGGAAAACGGCCGAGGAAGGATACGAGTtactggaggagatggctgctaacAGCTATCACCTTCAATCTGAGAGGAACACTCAGCGAAGGAATGTAGGAGTACATCAGGTAACTGATTTTTCAGCTGTCACTGCACAATTAGAAGCACTTAACAGGAAAATAGACAGCATGAACGTAAACGGGACAGCAATGCGCCtgcaagagatattttgtgaaaaatacgGAGGAGAACACTATGTTAAGGACTGTCAAGATAGTGGTCCTTTCTATGTGAATGAGGAGGCACCGGTGAATCAAGTTGGGGTTCAAAACCGTCTGAGTAATGATCCTTACTCAAGTACATACAATCCTAGATGGAGACAACaccccaacttctcatggggtggtcaagGCAGTCAGACTCGACCACAAGGAGGACAGCAGTACAGTAAGCATCCGATGTATCGACATGACCCTCGAGAAGAAAAATCCAATTTGGAGCAGATGATGTCCAAGTTCATTTCAGCCACCGAGACTAGACTACAGAATCGggatgcatcgataaaggggcTAGAGAATCAGATTGGGCAGTTAGCaaagatgatagcaagtagagagccAGACACCTTGCCAAGCAACACTGAAACTAACCCGaaagagcaagtgaaagccATATCATTGAGGAATGGAAAAGTGCTTGAAccagaggaaaaagaaaaagaggatcAAGGAAAAGAAGTGGTTGGTAAGCACACAG cCTTGTGTGATCTTGGAGCAAGTATAAATCTTatgcatttatctgtattcaggaaACTTGGATTGGGTGAGCCTAAACCAACACAGATGTCATTGCAACTAGTTGACGGTTCCGTCAAACATCCACGAGGAGTcaaagaagatgtgttggtgAAAGTGGGAAAGTTTACATTTCCTAcagattttgtg GATGCTATGAAGGACCCATTGGAAGCTACGCTCACCACTGAATTGAAGGAGGATGAACTTAATGAAGAAAAATTTGCAAGAGTGGCGTACTGTAATGCCAACCATCAATGGAAGAATGCAGAAAGGATGAAATTGGAAGACATGGGGGATCGAAGAGATTTGACCCCTCAGAAGTCAAGCATTGAGGAACTGCCAACACGTGAGGTAAAACCACGGCCTCCACACCTGAAGTACGTGTACTTAGAGCGTACAAGCGAGCACCTGACAAGAGCATCACGTCGAGAGAATTCAAAGAAGGTGAAACGCTGCTGCTATACAACTCCAAGCTGCGCCTGTTTCCTGGCAAGCTCAAGTCAAG TTTCAGTTTTACAATATTCAGTAGGGGATGCAGCCAGAGTGCCACCACCGGAGAACTACGAGGAGGAACCTTGA